The proteins below come from a single Candidatus Omnitrophota bacterium genomic window:
- the rpsU gene encoding 30S ribosomal protein S21 gives MPEIEIKKDESFESALRRFKRKIEQEGILRELRDRKHYEKPSERKRKKSRGRR, from the coding sequence ATGCCGGAGATTGAAATCAAAAAAGACGAATCCTTTGAGTCGGCGTTGCGCCGTTTCAAGAGAAAGATTGAGCAGGAAGGCATCCTAAGAGAGCTCAGAGACCGCAAACATTACGAAAAACCCAGCGAACGCAAAAGAAAGAAGTCAAGAGGAAGAA